CCGAACTGCAAGCAGCGAAGGATGAAGAGTACATACAGAAGCTAGATGAGGCCGCTGAGGTTTATAAGCAACTTCTTGATCAAAGTGCTAGATTGGACGAGTCCCGCCGGTCGGAACTGCAACGGAGTTATGTAGAACGAGTTCACCAGGCACAAGTTCGTTTTAAGGCAGCCATGGAGCTTGAGGGTCAGCGTGAGCAACTCATTGAGGCTCACCAGGCaatgaaggaagagagaatgCGTACAGAGCGTGAAAAGAGACGGCAGCTGCTACGTGAGGCAGCGGAACTTCGCGcacaaggaaagaagagcgCGGACGTTCTCACCGCACTGAAGGAACGACAACTCGATGCCAATGCAAAGCGGCAAGCTGAGTATGAACTAAAAGAATGTGAGGACATCCTCAAACGGAAGTCAGAGATGTTGGACATGATTGCTCACTTTAAGCATGATGTCGAGGAGCGGGAGGGACGTGAAATGTTGCAGCGTCAGAAGAGTGATGAGGAGCGTCAGGTCAACGTTTTCGGCTTTTACGAGGAGGTGGGTGTCGAGGACGGACTTTCCATTAGCAGTGAAGGAACCACTTCCCAGGGTGGCTCCTCTGGCCTTGGCACTGTATCAACTTCTACCTCGTGTGCTAAGAGTGCTGATAGTAACAGCAGCGCACAACCATCGCAAAAATTACGGAAGGAAGAACTGTGGAAGGTAATCAACGCCGACACGTACGAGGACCCGTTCCGCACTGTTCACCAGGCTCGTTTAGATGCCGTGAAAACTTATGATCCCGCGTATGCCCGAACCTTCCCACTGAACCTTGTCCTCGGCCGCAAGTATTCTAGGCAGGGTGCTGGTGAAATGGCTGCGGGTAATGAGACAGACAAACAGATTCtgcagaaaggaaataacattCTCTACAGTTTCCAATGGGGTCTCAACAACGGCACTGTGCACGACCTCGATGCTGACGGAGGCACGGATTACTTCATGGATGGCGCATTTCATGTGCGTGATAAAGAAACTGGCGATATTGACTGGCGCTACGAGAAGAAGAGGGGTGGTCCCGTGTTTAGAGGACCTAAATTTTATCGGCTTGGTGCACAGCGTGAGGCGGCAGACCCGGGTGAGCGGGCCATGGATCCCACTCCATACACTTCTACACCACGGGAACATAAGTGGCGTAGCAGCTAAATGGAGGGGGAATACATGGATGCaacgaaggaggaaaacgaCTGGCTACGGTGGTTAGGACGTTACGTTGGCACACTCTCTATGGTTGGCGGCCACAGAGGGAACACCTCCCGTTGTTGGTTTCTAGCTATCACTTTAGCGTAGTGACGGGGAATTGTTTTGCATGTGGTTTCACGTTGTTTATGAGTGGAAGTagtggagggggaggggcgcACTAGCAGGGTTGCCTCATCCttccttcacaaacaaaGAATTCTTGCGTTGGTGCTGATTCTCATCAGAAGCAGCGTACTCCCCTCTGCATGTGTCCTCCCTTTCTCACAGAGCTATCTTGTTTGCCTTTTCTGTTCGTTTTCCTACATCAGTAGAGTATTAGGGACGCCACACCGCTTCGTCTCCGCTCTCACTGCTCGTACTAGAAGCAAAGCTCATCGTTTAATAACCTCATACAATTCTCCCCTGAAACCCGAGACAACTCCGGAAAcacaaagggggaagagcAGCCCATACATTGTTCTCTACAATTTCAGACAACGTGGCTCGGAGTGGTGATAGCCTAGGTGGTGTCAGCCGCTGCGCCGCTGCCCCATAACAGCgcgggaggaaaagaaaagctaaCGTGTATACAAAAAGCAAGTAACCGTCTGTGGGACATTTTCCATATATACATTTGCTTTCAGCTAAGCATAGGAGCAGTTTCTTGCTGTTTCGCTGCGCCACAATGGCGAAGCGCCGTGAAGTTGCCGATGATAGCGATGTATACGTGTTGGAGTTTCAAAAGAACTACTCTGACACTACCCGACAATCCCTGATTGTTTCAGACGAAGTGCCTGACAGCACTTTACTATGGCGCAATATGGTGATGTTCACACTTCTCAAAATCATTGGTTCGTACGATTCAGGGGCCTTCagtgctgctgttggagcTGAAAATGGCATTGCTGATGAATGGGGTCTCACGAATTTGGAGCAAGGAGCGCTTAGCGCAAGCGTATTTTTGGGATGTATGGTTGGCTGCCCGCTGGCGGGTCATCTCTTTTCTCAGTACAGCGCAAAAATCGTACTAATTCGAGTGCTCGTccttcacatattttttaCCTTCTGCTTCGCGACTGTTACGGTGTATGTCATCTCCATGGTGTCGCGGTTTCTCATAGGTGTAACGTTATCGTTCATTTTCGTATATGTTCCCGTATGGGTTGATGACTTCGCCCCGCGCGACCGGCAGTCCGTTTGGATGGCGTTGCACAATGCAGGAGTACCCGTGGGTGTTCTTGGCGGATATCTGTGCGGTGCCATCCTTCCTTCATACACACGGATAAGCTGGGAGTGGGCTTTTTACTCCAAGTGCATCTTTACCGTTCCGGTGATTGTATATTTCTTACGTGTCGATCACCGATCTGTTGACaggaacagcagcaggaagagTAACGTCCAAGGATCGCTAGGCATCGGGCACGGAGGGAACGGTTTGCCAACCAACGGTACAGAATCGGCAGTGAGACGGGGAACCGAAAATGTGTTTGACAGGTCAAGCGGGGCCAGAAATCTCGTTAGTTCGGCATGTGATGCCGTACTGCATATATGGAAGACCGCAGCTGTGCTCCTTGGTAACATTGAGTACACCTGCAGCGTGCTTGCTATGTGCTCCCTCTACTTTGTTGTATCGGGTTTACAAAACTTCATGACACAGTACCTTCACGCGGAGCCTTTCAATGCTTCCATGAAAACCATCATGGTTGGGTTCGGTACGGCGATTGTGGCATCTCCCATCGGCGGTGTGATCACCGGCGGTGTGCTTCTCGATCGACTTGGGGGTTACCAACAAAACACGCGGCGGGTTATGATATTCACCACCGCATGGGGTGCCGGGGCCGCTTTTTTCAGTGTCTTATGTATTTTCGCTGGAAGCACCAGCGCACTTCTTGTGCTCATGTCGCTGATGCTTTTCTGCGGTGGGGCGGTTGTGCCATCTGGAAGCGGCCGAGTGATGGCTTCCCTTCCCGATACCCAACGACCTGCAGGTGCCGCGCTTGCACAGATGGTGTACAACTTAGTTGGGAACTTCAGCGGCCCACTGGTGTGTGGTTCCATCGCACAGTGGATGGGCGACCTGAAGTATGGCATCCGCGCCGTGTTCTGCTGCAGCGTCATAGGGCTCGTTCCCATGGTGATACTCCTATTCGCAGCTGACAGGCACCCCAGCGGTGTATGTGCTATGTCAAGTTGCGGCCCCGTTAGCACTGTGGTGGAGGAGCGGTTGGAGGTAAAAAGCAGTGGCGTTGTTGTAGAAAATGGGAATGATGACACTGTGGATGCCAAGTAGGCAAGTGATTGTGAAAAGGAGTGATGAATCATCAGATGGCATCTTggctttgctgctgttttgtgGACTTGTTCTCCAAATTGTGCAATAGAGGACAAGGTGAACACACATACATCCCGATACGTACATGTTTAGGGGTCTGTGCTCACTTGTGTATGTGCCTGTGTTTAGCGCTTTATATTTAAgcttcccctcctttctttctttcttttttaaaaatttggGGTCGGTATACATcacttatttgtttatttatctaAGCACCTCCCCATCCGAACACATAcgtacacaaacacgcagtTACTTCATTGAcctgaacggaatacaggtATGCAGTGATTGATCATCGcgctgtgtgcgtgtgtgtaggCGAAAGCCGTAAAAGTGCCACACGCTTCCCTCTGCCATCTCCCGCGCGAATGTGGTCGATGAATGGCGGAAGTCAAACGGGAATGGTAGacaagaaaggagggaaaggaattgAACGATGGGTGTAATGCTGAggattgcaaaaaaaaaaaagaaaaataatgataaagaaaaacaggtAGGACCGGGGATGGAGAGAAATAACAGAACTAAGGGGGGTATAGTCCCGCTTCAGTGTTGTGATACTGTTCTGACCATAGCTGTGGCAGAAATGAAGCAACGGTCGGAGCGGTGGGAATCGTTGGAAATGGGCTATGATAATTGACTGAGAATCAGGAACGTGTAGGGGCACCTTTTAATAAATTTATACGAATGATGAGATGAGAGGAGTGGGTGAGGGCTCCCTATGGTCGTGCATCCGGTTTTAAGTTCACTCTGTTTTGGATTACACTTTGttacacacgcacatgcgCGCAAATAATCGTTTGTGCATTTTTTGGCAAACCCGCCCATGGGCGTGTGCGtacttgtatatatatatatatgtactaaTAAGCACCAGTGTAGCGCATATTACACACGAGTACAGGCGGACGCGTGCGTTTTGCGGACTGGTTTAAAATAATACCTTCAGCGCCCTAGCTATGTCTTTGGCATGTATCCAGaggatggaaagaaggcaaaagaaagaaaaaaataggagTGAAGTGTCCGATTAAATATAAAGGGTTAATCATATTTTTGTGCGAAGCGTAAGGGTTGATGGAAGGCGCGGAACATGTGTTGCAATCCTCTTTCCTATTACCATTTCGCCCCTTTCTTCgaataagaaggaaagaattgaaactgtggtgtgtgtggagaGGGGAGCGGTATTCTAcggaggagaaaaggaaggaacgacaacgacaacaagTTGGTTTGTAGAAAATGCGCGAACGGACACTGGTCTTGTGcctttcgtttcattttttgttgtaaaggggaagggggggatGTATTAACTAAACCTCATATATACAACGTGTGGTGTAGCGGCAAGGCGCCATGATCCACTTTCGGtattgtttgtattgttttttcttttgagtgTTCGAACGTTTCCATGTTCATGCATACTTCCCTTTGACATCGTAGCCGCTTCTTTCTCtaccttttttgtgttcttttctCGTGCATGTGCATTGTGTATGTACGTATGCATGTGTGCGTGCGGTTTTTTGCTTGGCGTACA
This sequence is a window from Trypanosoma brucei gambiense DAL972 chromosome 7, complete sequence. Protein-coding genes within it:
- a CDS encoding transporter protein, putative → MAKRREVADDSDVYVLEFQKNYSDTTRQSLIVSDEVPDSTLLWRNMVMFTLLKIIGSYDSGAFSAAVGAENGIADEWGLTNLEQGALSASVFLGCMVGCPLAGHLFSQYSAKIVLIRVLVLHIFFTFCFATVTVYVISMVSRFLIGVTLSFIFVYVPVWVDDFAPRDRQSVWMALHNAGVPVGVLGGYLCGAILPSYTRISWEWAFYSKCIFTVPVIVYFLRVDHRSVDRNSSRKSNVQGSLGIGHGGNGLPTNGTESAVRRGTENVFDRSSGARNLVSSACDAVLHIWKTAAVLLGNIEYTCSVLAMCSLYFVVSGLQNFMTQYLHAEPFNASMKTIMVGFGTAIVASPIGGVITGGVLLDRLGGYQQNTRRVMIFTTAWGAGAAFFSVLCIFAGSTSALLVLMSLMLFCGGAVVPSGSGRVMASLPDTQRPAGAALAQMVYNLVGNFSGPLVCGSIAQWMGDLKYGIRAVFCCSVIGLVPMVILLFAADRHPSGVCAMSSCGPVSTVVEERLEVKSSGVVVENGNDDTVDAK